One window from the genome of Thermococcus siculi encodes:
- a CDS encoding ECF transporter S component, with protein MSELTEMLKPYGPYVLAGVTVLYVLYLYLNRKKFRSASVLAISAVLAAVVGVTTAFITIATPATGGYLNFGDTMVMFSAMVFGPVVGVFAGGVGSALGDIIAGYPGWAPITLVVKGLEGLVIGYIARKSDNVGNLVIAGVAGGIIMVLGYFAFETYMYGVPAAATEIPVNTLQAVTGVLVGTALARAIKKRYPEIEDLL; from the coding sequence ATGAGCGAGCTGACGGAGATGCTCAAACCGTACGGACCATACGTCCTGGCTGGAGTCACCGTACTCTATGTGCTCTACCTCTACCTCAACAGGAAGAAGTTCAGGAGCGCCAGCGTTCTGGCGATATCGGCGGTTCTCGCGGCGGTGGTGGGCGTTACGACGGCGTTCATAACGATAGCCACGCCGGCAACCGGGGGTTACCTCAACTTCGGGGACACCATGGTGATGTTCTCGGCGATGGTCTTTGGCCCCGTCGTCGGCGTCTTCGCGGGCGGCGTTGGTTCGGCCCTCGGTGACATCATAGCCGGCTACCCCGGGTGGGCGCCGATAACCCTCGTCGTCAAGGGGCTGGAGGGCCTCGTCATCGGATACATAGCAAGGAAGAGCGACAACGTCGGCAACCTCGTCATAGCGGGCGTCGCTGGCGGAATAATAATGGTGCTGGGCTACTTCGCCTTCGAGACGTACATGTACGGCGTTCCAGCGGCGGCAACGGAGATACCGGTCAACACCCTTCAGGCAGTCACAGGCGTTCTCGTGGGAACGGCGCTGGCAAGGGCAATAAAGAAGAGGTACCCGGAGATAGAGGACCTGCTCTAA
- a CDS encoding THUMP domain-containing protein, translating into MTVLIVTTSQGREGDAILELEWAMEKVEVHGTDWKGVLLAETPLSREEALQRLRNFETQAIQRVIPLDVIVPAKKEEIEAAVLELAGRINGTFAVRAKVRGNKKLSQRELEVGIGALIVEHFSLPVNLSDPDYTVVIEVLGKKAGVGVIKRGELLKFEVVE; encoded by the coding sequence ATGACGGTTCTCATAGTAACGACGTCTCAAGGGCGCGAGGGCGACGCCATCCTCGAACTGGAGTGGGCCATGGAAAAGGTTGAAGTCCACGGAACCGACTGGAAGGGCGTCCTCCTGGCGGAAACTCCCCTTTCCAGGGAAGAGGCTCTCCAAAGGCTCAGGAACTTCGAGACCCAGGCTATACAGAGGGTCATCCCCCTCGACGTTATCGTGCCCGCAAAGAAGGAGGAGATAGAGGCCGCCGTTCTCGAGCTGGCCGGAAGGATAAACGGAACCTTCGCGGTCCGCGCCAAGGTGCGCGGCAACAAAAAACTCTCCCAGAGGGAGCTGGAGGTTGGAATCGGGGCCCTCATAGTCGAGCACTTTTCCCTCCCCGTGAACCTGAGCGACCCGGATTACACCGTCGTCATCGAGGTTCTCGGGAAGAAGGCGGGGGTTGGGGTCATCAAGCGCGGCGAGCTGCTGAAGTTCGAGGTTGTGGAGTGA
- a CDS encoding family 4B encapsulin nanocompartment shell protein: MRELRDILERAINELREEGLEPDVLLVGPGFIEHAVDVLRECRLKVYRIEELGYDAVIADSKYLGQMKRASRRISIEPLLVENEMWNELRNLEV; encoded by the coding sequence ATGAGGGAGCTTAGGGACATCCTCGAGAGGGCCATCAATGAGCTTCGTGAGGAGGGGCTTGAGCCGGACGTTCTCCTGGTCGGCCCGGGGTTCATAGAGCACGCGGTCGACGTGCTGAGGGAATGCAGACTCAAGGTCTACAGGATAGAGGAGCTTGGCTACGACGCGGTCATAGCTGATTCGAAGTACCTCGGCCAGATGAAGAGGGCCTCGAGGAGAATATCCATAGAACCCCTGCTTGTGGAAAATGAAATGTGGAACGAGCTGAGGAACCTGGAGGTTTAG
- a CDS encoding type II toxin-antitoxin system RelE family toxin, with protein MFDVQVHPKVIKQAPKLLEPAHLKRFMDFLKDAKTNPLPKGYDVKPLTDHKILGLDGYRLRLGNYRVLYAVDWKNKIVYVVRIESRSRAYKKR; from the coding sequence ATGTTTGACGTTCAAGTTCATCCCAAGGTCATTAAGCAGGCTCCCAAACTACTCGAACCGGCCCACCTTAAGCGTTTCATGGATTTCCTCAAAGATGCCAAAACAAATCCACTCCCCAAGGGCTACGACGTTAAGCCCCTAACTGATCACAAGATTTTGGGCCTGGACGGGTACCGGCTTAGACTCGGAAACTACCGTGTACTCTACGCTGTGGACTGGAAAAATAAGATCGTGTACGTTGTTAGAATAGAGTCCAGGAGTAGGGCCTACAAAAAGCGTTAG
- a CDS encoding Eco57I restriction-modification methylase domain-containing protein — translation MAGIDEKVLGDYLDDLKTLLSIDTKLEPSTIQEISEGLKTSNARRYIELLPHSKPEVLLSEFLFKPILNIIGAEWSPEVRLDERGWVDYVFKKDVTNPVAVELKAMHKTTGKRVRMEEIYRKLREEFEKKKDNQIVKYLRSGVVDYVVLTNLEEVYYFNREAVIEFEPFHRESFEEFIRDLISVEDLWEVARRKEDRVPKQNLDREFFEDLRGWHRALLKLRWKTENPSEAIVHLINKFIFIRTLEDYGLIPFRFVRDAYEEAERKWSPKGPEKVLEVFFREIDDWFYLYYDTELFQKSILDYLEGDEENVKSFDKRLRLILGLKGWGGMFQRGLLYYNFRQIDEDIFGKAYETFLAERRKQQGIYYTPKEITAYMAKRLVDELFGPLKDELLKLLESSEFDEEKARELADRLTKIAIIDPACGSGSFLIKVLREIYRVYDEIEVKTRWATDMSNILSEPEDIRKRKEAIRKIREFLGFERNGHRRKLLSLIILRHIYGVDLDERAIDVAKVNLWKEAVKLSPRDFRYTNLRESGHILPDLEMNLINGNSIVSLPDDEVVELMKDFKDDIRTLWEKRKAYLEDPLNPEVLEGMVEVKAKIREKLTEKMRENGWDFERPLFYPLEFFFLYFDENGDPLPNDERGFHGVIGNPPWENIKPQSKEFAAMRPEIFGEVTKFSIEGPKFKKIFKEKLKDPNVKKLWDEYEESIRRLSEFIRSRYRLYGKGDLSYQKVFLERAMELSKGAVNLLIPSNFHTDEGAMPLRKEIFDKYCLNELISFENRGNGWFKDVDSRFKFDIVFFTKEKCDRPFRAAFYVTRKDYEDWAGKNGGTFEDFIGAITFDYPVELISKLSPGVLGVTEFRRGEDVRLVQKIRGDWRFLREHGWDMKREFDMTNDNDLFNTSRKGLILYEGKMIHQYEPFFSEPRYWVDEEKGRERLLSKELSRVKKFLKEKGERLGLKGKELRAFIDENYGLAKENFENGTFKLDYEEHRLVYRRIARSTDERTLISTIIPKRVFASESIPYFKPFRYTVRGDRITQERIPYEDVVYLMALLNSFTLDYYIRQRVSANLNMFYIYELPIPEVEPELKAKIVERAFKLLYREGHYDDMAKNLGITAKEITDENERRELRAELEAVIARDVFGLSRDEMDYILSTFVYGNPDRELMKMILEVMEG, via the coding sequence TTGGCTGGAATCGATGAAAAAGTTCTCGGCGATTATCTTGATGACCTGAAGACCCTTCTCTCCATAGACACTAAATTAGAGCCTTCTACCATTCAGGAGATTTCTGAGGGTTTGAAAACCTCCAACGCAAGGAGATACATCGAGCTTCTCCCCCACAGCAAGCCCGAGGTTCTCCTCTCGGAGTTTCTGTTCAAGCCCATTCTCAATATCATCGGGGCCGAGTGGAGTCCGGAGGTCAGGCTCGACGAGAGGGGATGGGTGGACTACGTCTTCAAGAAGGACGTCACCAATCCCGTGGCCGTTGAGCTCAAGGCGATGCACAAGACCACCGGTAAGAGGGTTAGGATGGAGGAGATTTACAGGAAACTCAGGGAGGAGTTTGAAAAGAAGAAGGACAACCAGATAGTCAAATATCTTCGCTCCGGTGTGGTTGACTACGTCGTGCTCACGAACCTCGAGGAGGTCTACTACTTCAACAGGGAGGCGGTTATAGAGTTTGAGCCGTTCCACAGGGAGAGCTTTGAGGAGTTCATAAGGGACCTGATAAGCGTCGAAGACCTCTGGGAGGTTGCGAGGAGGAAGGAAGACAGGGTGCCAAAGCAGAATCTCGACAGGGAATTCTTTGAAGACCTGAGGGGCTGGCACAGGGCACTGTTGAAGCTCCGCTGGAAAACCGAGAACCCGAGCGAGGCCATCGTTCACCTCATAAACAAGTTCATCTTCATAAGAACCCTTGAGGACTACGGTCTGATACCTTTCCGCTTCGTGAGGGATGCGTACGAGGAGGCCGAGAGGAAGTGGTCTCCCAAAGGACCGGAAAAGGTTCTGGAGGTATTTTTCCGTGAGATAGACGACTGGTTCTACCTATACTACGACACCGAGCTTTTCCAGAAGTCCATTCTGGACTACCTTGAGGGCGATGAGGAAAACGTGAAGAGCTTCGACAAGAGGTTGCGCCTCATCCTCGGCCTCAAGGGCTGGGGCGGGATGTTCCAGCGCGGTCTGCTCTACTACAACTTCAGGCAGATAGACGAGGACATCTTCGGAAAGGCCTACGAGACGTTTTTGGCCGAGAGGAGAAAGCAGCAGGGAATCTACTACACCCCCAAGGAGATAACCGCCTACATGGCCAAGAGGCTCGTCGATGAGCTTTTTGGCCCCCTGAAGGATGAACTCCTTAAGCTCCTTGAATCTTCAGAGTTTGACGAGGAAAAGGCCCGGGAACTTGCCGATAGGCTCACGAAGATAGCTATAATAGACCCCGCCTGCGGCTCCGGTTCTTTCTTAATCAAGGTTCTCCGCGAGATCTACAGGGTCTACGACGAGATTGAGGTCAAAACCCGCTGGGCAACCGACATGAGCAACATCCTGAGCGAGCCGGAGGACATAAGAAAACGCAAGGAGGCCATAAGGAAGATAAGGGAGTTCCTCGGCTTCGAGAGGAACGGGCACAGGAGAAAGCTTCTCTCCCTGATAATACTCCGGCACATCTACGGCGTTGACCTCGATGAAAGGGCCATTGACGTCGCCAAGGTGAACCTCTGGAAGGAGGCGGTAAAGCTCAGCCCGAGGGACTTCCGCTACACCAACCTCAGGGAGAGCGGCCACATACTGCCTGACCTCGAGATGAACCTCATAAACGGGAACTCCATCGTCTCGCTCCCGGACGACGAGGTAGTCGAGCTGATGAAGGACTTCAAGGACGATATAAGGACCCTCTGGGAGAAGAGGAAGGCCTACCTCGAAGACCCGCTGAACCCCGAAGTCCTTGAGGGGATGGTGGAGGTAAAGGCAAAGATAAGGGAGAAGCTCACGGAGAAGATGAGGGAAAATGGCTGGGACTTTGAGAGGCCGCTATTCTATCCCCTCGAGTTCTTCTTCCTCTACTTCGACGAGAACGGCGACCCCCTGCCCAATGATGAGAGGGGCTTCCACGGGGTCATCGGGAATCCGCCGTGGGAAAACATCAAGCCCCAGTCCAAAGAATTCGCGGCGATGCGCCCGGAGATATTCGGCGAGGTTACCAAGTTCAGCATAGAGGGGCCGAAGTTCAAGAAGATTTTCAAGGAGAAGCTCAAAGACCCGAACGTTAAAAAGCTGTGGGACGAGTACGAGGAGAGCATTAGAAGGCTTTCCGAGTTCATACGCTCAAGATACAGGCTCTACGGTAAGGGCGATCTCTCCTACCAGAAAGTCTTCCTTGAGAGGGCGATGGAGCTTTCTAAGGGCGCGGTTAACCTTTTGATACCGTCCAACTTCCATACAGACGAGGGCGCAATGCCCCTCAGGAAGGAGATTTTTGATAAGTACTGCCTTAATGAGTTAATCTCCTTTGAGAACCGCGGTAACGGGTGGTTTAAGGATGTTGACAGCCGCTTCAAGTTCGACATCGTCTTCTTCACAAAGGAGAAGTGCGATAGGCCCTTCAGGGCGGCGTTCTACGTAACGAGGAAGGACTACGAGGATTGGGCCGGGAAGAACGGTGGAACCTTCGAGGACTTCATCGGGGCGATAACCTTCGACTATCCCGTCGAACTTATTTCAAAGCTCTCCCCAGGTGTTTTAGGCGTTACCGAATTCAGGCGCGGGGAGGACGTTAGGCTCGTCCAGAAGATACGCGGGGACTGGAGGTTCCTCAGGGAGCACGGCTGGGATATGAAAAGGGAATTTGACATGACCAACGACAACGACCTCTTCAACACCTCCCGCAAAGGCCTCATCCTCTACGAGGGCAAGATGATACACCAGTACGAGCCGTTTTTCAGCGAGCCACGCTACTGGGTCGATGAGGAGAAGGGAAGGGAGAGACTTTTGAGCAAGGAACTGAGCAGGGTGAAGAAGTTTCTCAAGGAGAAAGGCGAGAGGCTTGGCCTGAAGGGGAAGGAGCTCAGAGCGTTCATAGACGAGAACTACGGGTTGGCAAAGGAGAACTTTGAGAACGGCACCTTCAAGCTTGACTATGAGGAGCACAGGCTCGTTTACAGGAGGATTGCCCGCTCAACTGATGAAAGAACTCTAATCAGCACCATTATACCAAAGAGAGTCTTTGCGAGCGAGTCAATCCCCTACTTTAAGCCCTTCCGCTACACCGTCAGGGGCGACAGAATAACCCAGGAGAGGATTCCCTATGAAGACGTGGTTTACCTGATGGCGCTCCTCAACAGCTTCACCCTCGACTACTACATAAGACAGCGCGTTTCGGCCAACCTCAACATGTTCTACATCTACGAGCTCCCGATTCCAGAGGTCGAGCCGGAGCTGAAGGCCAAGATAGTCGAGCGGGCATTTAAGCTGCTTTACAGAGAGGGCCATTATGATGATATGGCCAAGAATCTTGGGATAACTGCAAAGGAGATCACCGACGAGAACGAGAGAAGGGAACTGAGGGCAGAGCTTGAGGCGGTGATAGCGAGGGACGTCTTCGGATTGAGCAGGGATGAGATGGACTACATCCTCTCAACCTTCGTTTACGGCAACCCTGACAGGGAGCTGATGAAGATGATACTTGAGGTCATGGAGGGGTAA
- the trxB gene encoding thioredoxin-disulfide reductase, which yields MFSLGGFSRGGEYENKTWDVLIIGAGPAGFTAAIYAARFGLETLILSKDLGGNMALTDLIENYPGFPEGISGSELTNRMHEHVKKLGVDIVFDEVERIDPTECAYYEGPCKFAVRTKNGKEYKAKTIIIAVGAAPRKLHVPGEEEFTGRGVSYCATCDGPLFKGKKVIVVGGGNTALQEALYLKSIGVDVTLVHRRDKFRADKILQDRFKESGIPAILNTVVTEINGEGKVEAVKLKNRVTGEETEMAVDGVFIFIGYEPKTDFVKHLGITDEYGYIPVDMNMRTKVKGIFAAGDITNVFKQIAVAVGQGAIAANSAKELLEEWNSKVVE from the coding sequence ATGTTCAGTCTCGGAGGATTCTCACGCGGGGGAGAGTATGAGAACAAGACGTGGGACGTGCTCATCATCGGAGCAGGGCCGGCCGGCTTCACGGCGGCGATATACGCGGCCAGGTTCGGCCTGGAGACCCTCATACTCAGCAAGGACCTCGGCGGAAACATGGCCCTGACGGACCTCATAGAGAACTACCCGGGTTTTCCTGAAGGCATAAGCGGCTCGGAGCTGACCAACAGGATGCACGAGCACGTCAAGAAGCTCGGCGTTGACATAGTGTTTGACGAGGTCGAGAGGATAGACCCGACCGAGTGCGCCTACTACGAGGGGCCGTGCAAGTTCGCGGTCAGAACCAAGAACGGCAAGGAGTACAAGGCAAAGACGATAATCATAGCCGTTGGTGCCGCACCGAGGAAGCTCCACGTGCCCGGTGAAGAGGAGTTCACCGGAAGGGGCGTTTCATACTGCGCCACCTGCGACGGTCCGCTCTTCAAGGGCAAGAAGGTCATCGTGGTTGGAGGAGGAAACACCGCCCTCCAGGAGGCGCTCTACCTCAAGAGCATCGGCGTCGACGTTACCCTCGTCCACAGGCGCGACAAGTTCAGGGCCGACAAGATACTCCAGGACAGGTTCAAGGAAAGCGGCATTCCGGCGATACTCAACACGGTCGTTACGGAGATCAATGGTGAAGGGAAGGTCGAGGCCGTCAAGCTCAAGAACCGCGTAACAGGGGAAGAGACCGAGATGGCCGTTGATGGAGTTTTCATCTTCATCGGCTACGAGCCTAAGACGGACTTCGTCAAGCACCTCGGCATAACCGACGAGTACGGCTACATACCGGTCGACATGAACATGCGCACCAAGGTCAAGGGCATCTTTGCCGCCGGAGACATAACCAACGTCTTCAAGCAGATAGCGGTGGCGGTAGGCCAGGGAGCCATAGCTGCCAACTCAGCGAAGGAACTCCTCGAGGAGTGGAACTCGAAGGTCGTGGAGTGA
- a CDS encoding AAA family ATPase, with protein sequence MEAGGLKLYPYQSYEVYGLSRNPFEQLASEGIADVESIHVYQEIDMRLQMIISEVLGNKSSIALSIVGPLGMGKTQRLKTLAKAIEENRGKAIYVKVDTNDILKLTRDIFYALKPPKSRTNIFLENLSRKLGFIDRLEKMLSSPGEYKSRDIAELLTEQMGKYPYCALLLDELENMQSAREQEKIQFFEMLRHFISNMPKGCVVAFACVPEAYEEYTKIFPAFFMRLHYEFKLRPMSIDEAYELVKKRLNRVRIRDTDDPLYPFTEEAIRLIHQLGKGNPRQILRLLHYVLSEAAKHKFDPIDDYVVTTILEEPKSLEEYLTRIPKEYKDLVEAIVYEFNGGPVSYIQVAKAVKRPGIQVYDQLNELIRLGFLVGDPKGNYKVPDYVRKFLEEGQAEKEEE encoded by the coding sequence ATGGAAGCCGGCGGCCTTAAGCTTTACCCCTACCAGTCATACGAGGTTTACGGTCTTTCTCGAAACCCCTTCGAGCAGCTCGCAAGCGAGGGAATAGCCGACGTCGAGAGCATACACGTCTATCAGGAAATCGACATGCGCCTGCAGATGATAATCTCAGAGGTGCTCGGAAACAAGAGTTCCATAGCGCTGAGCATAGTTGGACCCCTGGGAATGGGCAAGACCCAGAGGCTGAAGACCCTCGCCAAAGCAATAGAGGAGAACCGGGGGAAGGCGATATACGTCAAGGTCGACACGAACGACATCCTCAAGCTCACGCGCGACATCTTCTACGCCCTCAAGCCGCCGAAGAGCAGGACGAACATCTTCCTCGAAAACCTCAGCAGGAAGCTAGGCTTCATCGACAGGCTTGAGAAGATGCTCAGCTCCCCAGGCGAGTACAAGAGCAGGGACATAGCGGAGCTTTTGACCGAGCAGATGGGGAAGTACCCCTACTGCGCTCTCCTCCTCGACGAGCTGGAGAACATGCAGAGCGCGAGGGAGCAGGAGAAGATACAGTTCTTCGAAATGCTGAGGCACTTCATAAGCAACATGCCGAAGGGCTGCGTGGTTGCCTTCGCCTGCGTTCCCGAAGCCTACGAGGAGTACACGAAGATATTCCCGGCATTCTTCATGCGCCTGCACTACGAGTTCAAGCTGAGGCCCATGAGCATCGACGAGGCCTACGAGCTGGTCAAGAAGAGGCTCAACCGCGTCAGAATCCGCGATACCGACGACCCGCTCTATCCCTTCACCGAAGAGGCCATAAGGCTCATCCACCAGCTCGGGAAGGGCAACCCCAGGCAGATATTAAGGCTCCTCCACTACGTGCTCAGCGAAGCGGCAAAGCACAAGTTCGACCCCATAGACGACTACGTGGTCACGACAATCCTCGAGGAGCCGAAGAGCCTGGAGGAGTACCTCACGAGGATTCCGAAGGAGTACAAGGACCTCGTCGAGGCGATAGTCTACGAGTTCAACGGCGGGCCTGTGAGCTACATACAGGTGGCGAAGGCCGTCAAGAGGCCCGGAATACAGGTCTACGACCAGCTCAACGAGCTGATAAGGCTCGGCTTCCTCGTGGGCGATCCGAAGGGCAACTACAAGGTTCCGGACTACGTGAGGAAGTTCCTGGAAGAGGGACAGGCAGAGAAGGAAGAAGAGTGA
- a CDS encoding ornithine aminotransferase has translation MVVRPNVKELPGPKAKEVIERNFKYLATTTQDPENLPIVIERGEGIRVYDVDGNVFYDFASGVGVINVGHAHPRVVEAIKKQAEKFTHYSLTDFFYENAVVLAEKLIELAPGDFEKKVVYGNSGAEANEAAMKLVKYGTGRKQFLAFYHAFHGRTQAVLSLTASKWVQQDGFFPTMPGVTHIPYPNPYRNLWGIDGYEEPDELTNRVLDFIEEYVFKHVPPHEVGAIFFEPIQGEGGYVVPPKGFFKALRKFADEYGILLADDEVQMGIGRTGRFWAIEHFDVAPDLIQFGKAIGGGLPLAGVVHRKEISFDKPGRHATTFGGNPVAIAAGIEVVEIVKELLPHVQEVGDYLHGILEELKEKYEVIGDARGLGLAQAVEIVKTKEGKEKNPELRNRIVGEAAKRGLVLLGCGDNSIRFIPPLIVTKEEIDVAMEIFEESLKAALQ, from the coding sequence ATGGTGGTTAGGCCAAACGTTAAGGAACTCCCCGGGCCGAAGGCCAAGGAGGTTATCGAGAGGAACTTCAAGTACCTCGCGACGACAACCCAGGATCCAGAGAACCTCCCGATCGTGATCGAGAGGGGAGAGGGCATAAGGGTCTACGACGTCGATGGAAACGTCTTCTACGACTTCGCGAGCGGCGTCGGCGTCATAAACGTCGGCCACGCCCACCCACGCGTTGTGGAGGCAATAAAGAAGCAGGCGGAGAAGTTCACCCACTACTCGCTGACCGACTTCTTCTACGAGAACGCCGTCGTTCTGGCTGAGAAGCTCATCGAGCTTGCTCCCGGAGACTTCGAGAAGAAAGTGGTGTACGGCAACAGCGGTGCCGAGGCCAACGAGGCAGCAATGAAGCTCGTCAAGTACGGAACCGGAAGGAAGCAGTTCCTGGCTTTCTACCACGCCTTCCACGGAAGGACACAGGCCGTTCTGAGCCTCACCGCGAGCAAGTGGGTCCAGCAGGACGGATTCTTCCCGACGATGCCGGGAGTAACCCACATACCCTACCCGAACCCCTACAGGAACCTCTGGGGAATAGACGGTTACGAGGAGCCTGACGAGCTGACCAACAGGGTTCTCGACTTCATAGAGGAGTACGTCTTCAAGCACGTCCCGCCCCACGAGGTCGGCGCCATATTCTTCGAGCCGATACAGGGTGAAGGAGGTTACGTCGTCCCGCCGAAGGGCTTCTTCAAGGCCCTCAGGAAGTTCGCCGACGAGTACGGAATCCTCCTGGCTGACGATGAAGTCCAGATGGGCATAGGAAGGACCGGAAGGTTCTGGGCCATCGAGCACTTCGACGTTGCGCCCGACCTTATCCAGTTCGGTAAGGCCATAGGCGGCGGTCTTCCGCTGGCCGGTGTCGTCCACAGGAAGGAGATAAGCTTCGACAAGCCGGGCAGGCACGCGACCACCTTCGGCGGCAACCCGGTCGCGATAGCGGCCGGAATAGAGGTCGTTGAGATAGTCAAGGAGCTTCTCCCGCACGTCCAGGAGGTCGGAGACTACCTCCACGGAATCCTCGAGGAGCTTAAGGAGAAGTACGAGGTCATAGGCGACGCTCGCGGCCTCGGACTGGCCCAGGCAGTGGAAATCGTCAAGACCAAGGAGGGCAAGGAGAAGAACCCCGAGCTGAGGAACAGGATCGTTGGAGAGGCTGCGAAGCGCGGTCTCGTCCTCCTCGGCTGCGGCGACAACAGCATACGCTTCATACCGCCGCTCATCGTCACGAAGGAAGAGATAGACGTGGCCATGGAGATATTCGAGGAGAGCCTCAAGGCCGCTCTCCAGTGA
- the deoC gene encoding deoxyribose-phosphate aldolase has product MADRIDIARYIDHTNLRPYATSDDIKRLCDEAVQHNFYAVCVNPYRVKLAKEYLREKNADVKVASVIGFPLGATPTEVKVFEAKKALEDGADELDMVINIGALKDKDYEYVKMDIAEVVKVAHERGALVKVIIETCYLTEEEKVKACELAKEAGADFVKTSTGFGTGGATVEDVRLMRKVVGPEMGVKAAGGIRTYEQAVAMIEAGATRIGTSSGIKIVEGAPK; this is encoded by the coding sequence ATGGCCGATCGCATTGATATCGCCAGGTATATCGACCATACCAACCTGAGGCCCTACGCTACCTCCGATGACATAAAGAGGCTCTGCGATGAGGCGGTTCAGCACAACTTCTACGCCGTCTGCGTCAATCCGTACAGGGTAAAGCTCGCGAAGGAGTACCTGAGGGAGAAGAACGCCGACGTCAAGGTCGCGAGCGTCATAGGCTTCCCGCTCGGGGCGACTCCAACCGAGGTGAAGGTCTTCGAGGCGAAAAAAGCTCTGGAGGACGGCGCCGACGAGCTGGACATGGTCATCAACATAGGCGCGCTCAAGGATAAGGACTATGAGTACGTGAAGATGGACATAGCCGAGGTAGTCAAGGTGGCCCACGAGAGGGGCGCCCTCGTGAAGGTCATCATAGAGACCTGCTACCTGACCGAGGAGGAAAAGGTCAAGGCCTGCGAGCTGGCGAAGGAGGCCGGAGCCGACTTCGTGAAGACCTCAACGGGCTTTGGAACAGGAGGGGCCACGGTGGAGGACGTCAGGCTCATGAGGAAGGTCGTCGGCCCCGAGATGGGCGTCAAGGCCGCAGGAGGTATAAGAACCTACGAGCAGGCGGTGGCAATGATAGAGGCTGGGGCGACGAGGATCGGCACCTCGAGCGGAATAAAGATAGTGGAGGGAGCCCCCAAATGA
- a CDS encoding metal-dependent hydrolase: MPNYDAHVLSGVVSYPLAVALAGFLSSKGLPLELTTMAMIIGYALYVLGADLPDMDHPNALIHRGTKPIVSVLAGGATYINVAGRMNLGAEWLNTAAEWGIAVVVALIAWYAFTWLMPSHRGIVHSLLFAFIYGVLAFLLVEYGLDMSTGEGLYVGLVAFLGYTLHLVLDRSIKLV, translated from the coding sequence ATGCCGAACTACGACGCCCACGTCCTCAGCGGGGTAGTCAGCTATCCGCTCGCCGTTGCGCTGGCGGGCTTTCTCTCGTCCAAGGGACTCCCCCTGGAGTTAACCACAATGGCGATGATCATAGGCTACGCCCTCTACGTCCTGGGTGCGGATTTACCGGACATGGATCATCCCAACGCGCTGATTCATCGAGGAACGAAGCCCATAGTGAGCGTCCTGGCCGGGGGAGCGACCTACATCAACGTGGCTGGCAGGATGAACCTCGGCGCGGAGTGGCTCAACACGGCGGCGGAATGGGGCATCGCGGTCGTGGTGGCGCTCATAGCGTGGTACGCCTTCACCTGGCTCATGCCTAGCCACAGGGGAATAGTGCACTCGCTGCTCTTCGCCTTCATCTACGGCGTCCTTGCCTTCCTCCTGGTCGAGTACGGGCTGGACATGAGCACCGGAGAGGGGTTATACGTCGGCCTGGTCGCGTTCCTCGGATACACACTGCACCTGGTGCTGGACAGATCCATTAAGCTCGTTTGA